In Primulina eburnea isolate SZY01 chromosome 3, ASM2296580v1, whole genome shotgun sequence, one DNA window encodes the following:
- the LOC140827310 gene encoding uncharacterized protein yields MWGTYKCFICKEDGHKAADCPKKRGPIVGRAYVMHAEEAEEELETTLITGRIFVQGVATYTLLDSGARHSFISDTFLKPLNIIPDDMRLGFKVSIPSVYQMVTSNIMKNLELHLYKAMVRADLIVLPMPEFDIILGMDWLTANRALIDFR; encoded by the coding sequence atgtgggggACATACAAGTGCTTTATATGCAAGGAGGATGGGCATAAGGCTGCTGATTGCCCGAAGAAAAGAGGACCTATTGTAGGACgagcttatgttatgcatgCTGAAGAAGCCGAGGAGGAGCTAGAAACGACCCTAATCACTGGAAGGATATTCGTCCAAGGTGTAGCTACCTACACATTGCTGGATTCAGGAGCTAGACACTCATTTATATCTGATACATTCCTCAAGCCACTAAATATTATACCCGATGATATGAGATTGGGCttcaaagtttctattcctTCCGTTTATCAAATGGTCACATCGAATATAAtgaagaatctggagcttcatTTATATAAAGCTATggttcgggcagatcttatcGTACTTCCAATGCCTGAATTTGacattatacttggcatggattggcttacAGCAAATAGAGCTTTGATAGATTTTCGGTAG